A window of the Enterobacteriaceae bacterium 4M9 genome harbors these coding sequences:
- the add gene encoding adenosine deaminase, translating into MIDKSLPLTDLHRHLDGNIRAQTILELGRQFNLPLPADSLETLRPYVQVTETQPDLVSFLAKLDWGVKVLGSLEACRRVALENMEDAARQGLHYVELRFSPRYMAMTHGLPVAGVVEAVIDGVRQGVRDYGVQARLIGILSRTFGEAACEAELEGLLAHRDAITALDLAGDEIGFPGSLFLNHFNRARDAGWRITVHAGEAAGPQSIWQAIRELGAERIGHGIKAAEDEKLMDFLAEQGIGIESCLTSNIQTSTVGSLAEHPLVTFLDRGILATLNSDDPAVQGVDIVHEYTQAAPQAGLSAAHIRTAQENGLKIAFLSEAEKRALRESVRAV; encoded by the coding sequence ATGATCGACAAATCCCTTCCGTTAACTGACCTGCACCGCCACCTTGATGGCAACATTCGCGCACAGACAATCCTCGAACTTGGCCGCCAGTTCAACCTGCCGCTCCCGGCTGATTCCCTTGAGACACTGCGCCCTTATGTCCAGGTGACTGAAACTCAGCCGGACCTGGTAAGCTTCCTGGCAAAGCTCGACTGGGGCGTAAAAGTATTGGGTTCGCTTGAGGCCTGCCGCCGCGTAGCGCTGGAGAATATGGAAGACGCCGCCCGCCAGGGACTGCACTATGTTGAATTGCGCTTCTCGCCGCGCTATATGGCGATGACTCATGGTCTGCCGGTTGCAGGCGTGGTGGAAGCGGTCATTGACGGCGTGCGCCAGGGCGTGCGTGATTATGGCGTTCAGGCGCGACTTATCGGCATTTTGAGCCGCACCTTTGGCGAAGCGGCCTGTGAGGCCGAACTGGAAGGCCTGCTGGCACACCGTGACGCGATTACCGCACTCGATCTTGCCGGTGATGAAATCGGCTTTCCCGGTAGCCTGTTCCTGAATCACTTCAATCGCGCCCGCGATGCAGGCTGGCGTATCACCGTACACGCTGGCGAGGCCGCCGGGCCGCAGAGCATCTGGCAGGCTATTCGCGAGTTGGGCGCCGAGCGCATTGGTCACGGTATTAAGGCCGCAGAAGATGAAAAGCTGATGGATTTCCTGGCCGAACAAGGTATTGGCATTGAATCCTGCCTGACATCCAACATTCAGACCAGCACTGTCGGTTCGCTTGCCGAGCACCCGCTGGTTACCTTCCTTGATCGCGGCATTCTGGCCACGCTTAACTCAGACGATCCGGCGGTTCAGGGCGTGGATATCGTGCACGAATATACGCAGGCAGCCCCTCAGGCAGGGCTGAGCGCGGCGCATATCCGTACCGCACAGGAAAACGGGCTGAAGATTGCCTTCCTGTCAGAGGCAGAAAAACGCGCGCTGCGTGAAAGCGTGCGCGCGGTGTAA
- a CDS encoding pyridoxal phosphate-dependent aminotransferase — MFDFSTPVDRHGTWCTQWDYVADRFGAPDLLPFTISDMDFPTAPCVLNALTQRLNHGVLGYSRWQNPQFSSAIAHWFASRFGAHIDEQQLIYGPSVIYMASQLIRQWSAPGDEVLVHTPAYDAFFKSINGNDRQVLAAPLTLIDGDWQCDMSALEALLARPQCTLMLLCSPHNPTGKVWTRDELEHMAVLCERHNVSVISDEIHMDMTWGENRHTPWTQVGRNRWALITSASKSFNIPALTGAYGLVHNPDDKARYLDVLKGQDGLSSPAVLALVAHIAAYREGAPWLDALRDYLSDNLEFIARELNSAFPELAWRMPQSTYLAWIDLRPLGLDDHALQQELIERQKVAIMPGFTYGAEGAGFIRLNAGCPRVKLEDGVQRLIAGIRAVRAAKK; from the coding sequence ATGTTCGATTTTTCCACTCCCGTAGACCGCCACGGCACCTGGTGCACGCAGTGGGACTACGTAGCCGACCGCTTCGGCGCGCCCGATTTACTCCCCTTCACTATCTCCGACATGGATTTCCCCACCGCCCCGTGCGTGTTGAACGCTCTGACCCAGCGCCTTAACCACGGCGTGCTCGGCTACAGCCGTTGGCAGAACCCGCAATTCAGCAGTGCGATTGCCCACTGGTTTGCCAGCCGCTTTGGCGCACACATTGACGAACAGCAGCTTATTTACGGTCCGTCGGTGATTTACATGGCCTCACAACTGATTCGCCAGTGGAGCGCTCCTGGTGATGAAGTGCTGGTGCACACCCCGGCTTACGACGCCTTCTTTAAATCCATCAACGGTAACGACCGCCAGGTGCTGGCCGCCCCACTGACGCTTATCGACGGCGACTGGCAGTGCGATATGAGCGCGCTCGAAGCCCTGCTGGCGCGCCCGCAGTGCACGCTGATGTTATTGTGCAGCCCACACAACCCGACCGGCAAAGTCTGGACCCGGGACGAGCTTGAGCACATGGCCGTGTTGTGTGAGCGCCATAACGTCAGCGTTATCAGCGACGAAATTCATATGGATATGACATGGGGAGAAAACCGCCACACGCCGTGGACACAGGTGGGTCGCAACCGCTGGGCGCTTATCACCTCGGCATCCAAAAGCTTCAACATTCCGGCGCTGACCGGCGCTTACGGGCTGGTTCATAACCCGGATGACAAAGCGCGCTATCTTGACGTACTCAAGGGTCAGGACGGACTGTCTTCCCCGGCGGTGCTGGCCCTGGTGGCACACATCGCGGCCTATCGTGAGGGGGCGCCCTGGCTGGATGCACTGCGCGACTACCTGAGCGACAACCTGGAATTTATCGCCCGCGAGCTTAACAGTGCCTTCCCGGAATTAGCCTGGCGCATGCCGCAATCCACCTATCTGGCGTGGATTGATTTACGTCCGCTCGGCCTTGATGACCATGCATTACAGCAAGAACTCATTGAACGGCAAAAAGTGGCGATTATGCCTGGCTTTACTTACGGTGCTGAAGGTGCGGGATTTATTCGTCTTAATGCCGGCTGCCCGCGCGTGAAGCTTGAAGACGGCGTGCAGCGCCTGATTGCCGGTATTCGCGCCGTGCGTGCGGCAAAAAAATAG
- a CDS encoding PTS maltose transporter subunit IICB, which produces MTAKTTQKITLWEFFQSLGKTFMLPVALLSFCGIMLGIGSSLSSRDVITLLPFLGNPVLQLLFTWMSKVGSFAFSFLPVMFCIAIPLGLARENKGVAAFSGFVGYAVMNLAVNFWLTAKGILPTTDAEILKANNIQNILGIQSIDTGILGAVMVGVIVFMLHERFHTIRLPDALAFFGGTRFVPIITLLVLGLFGLVIPLIWPFFAMGIAGLGHVINSAGDFGPMIFGTGERLLLPFGLHHILVALIRFTDAGGTLDVCGNTVSGALTIFQAQLSCPETQGFAESATRFLSQGKMPAFLGGLPGAALAMYHCARPENRHKIKGLLISGVVACVVGGTTEPLEFLFLFVAPVLYLIHALLTGLGFTMMAILGVTIGNTDGNVIDFVVFGILHGLSTKWYMVPVVAAVWFAVYYGIFRFAIMRFNIKTPGRDVEKASQVEKAISGTIGKSGYNVPAILAALGGADNIISLDNCITRLRMSVKDMSLVDTDALKELRAIGVVQLNQHNLQVVIGPQVQSVKDEMELLMNSVQA; this is translated from the coding sequence ATGACGGCTAAAACCACGCAAAAAATTACGCTCTGGGAGTTTTTCCAGAGCCTTGGCAAAACCTTCATGCTGCCAGTTGCACTGCTGTCGTTCTGCGGCATCATGCTGGGCATCGGCAGTTCACTGAGCAGCCGGGATGTTATCACTCTGCTGCCGTTTCTCGGCAACCCGGTGTTGCAACTGCTGTTTACCTGGATGAGCAAAGTCGGCTCTTTCGCCTTCAGCTTCCTGCCTGTGATGTTCTGTATCGCCATTCCGCTTGGTCTGGCACGTGAGAATAAAGGCGTTGCTGCCTTCTCAGGCTTTGTTGGCTACGCGGTGATGAATCTGGCGGTTAACTTCTGGCTCACGGCCAAAGGTATTCTGCCGACCACTGATGCAGAGATACTTAAAGCTAACAACATTCAAAACATTCTCGGCATTCAGTCTATCGATACCGGCATCCTGGGTGCGGTGATGGTGGGCGTTATCGTGTTTATGTTGCATGAGCGCTTTCACACTATTCGCCTGCCGGACGCGCTGGCGTTCTTTGGTGGCACCCGTTTTGTGCCTATCATCACGTTGCTGGTGCTGGGGCTGTTTGGTCTGGTTATTCCGCTCATCTGGCCGTTCTTTGCCATGGGCATCGCCGGACTGGGGCATGTTATCAATAGCGCAGGTGACTTCGGGCCGATGATTTTTGGTACCGGTGAACGTCTGCTGCTGCCGTTTGGTCTGCATCACATTCTGGTGGCGCTGATTCGCTTTACCGACGCAGGCGGCACGCTTGACGTATGCGGCAACACCGTGAGTGGCGCGCTGACCATCTTCCAGGCCCAGCTGAGCTGCCCTGAGACTCAAGGCTTTGCCGAGAGCGCCACCCGCTTCCTGTCGCAGGGTAAAATGCCGGCGTTCCTGGGCGGCCTGCCGGGTGCGGCCCTGGCAATGTACCACTGTGCTCGCCCGGAAAACCGCCACAAGATTAAAGGCCTGCTGATTTCAGGCGTGGTAGCTTGCGTGGTCGGCGGCACCACCGAACCGCTGGAGTTCCTGTTCCTGTTTGTTGCTCCGGTGCTGTACCTCATTCACGCGCTGCTGACCGGCCTTGGCTTTACCATGATGGCTATCCTTGGCGTGACTATCGGCAACACCGACGGCAATGTTATTGACTTTGTGGTCTTCGGCATCCTGCATGGGCTGTCCACCAAATGGTATATGGTGCCGGTCGTGGCCGCCGTCTGGTTTGCGGTTTACTATGGCATCTTCCGCTTTGCCATCATGCGCTTTAACATCAAAACGCCGGGTCGCGACGTTGAGAAGGCAAGCCAGGTGGAAAAAGCCATCAGCGGCACCATCGGTAAATCCGGCTACAACGTACCGGCCATCCTGGCGGCACTGGGCGGTGCGGATAACATCATTAGCCTTGATAACTGCATCACCCGTTTGCGTATGTCGGTAAAAGACATGTCGCTGGTCGACACGGATGCCCTGAAAGAACTGCGCGCCATTGGCGTTGTGCAGCTCAATCAGCACAATTTACAGGTGGTAATAGGACCGCAGGTGCAATCGGTCAAAGATGAGATGGAACTGCTGATGAACAGCGTTCAGGCTTAA
- the malI gene encoding Mal regulon transcriptional regulator MalI, producing MTLLKRITINDVAQAAGVSVSTVSLVLSGKGRISSATGERVNAAVEKLGFVRNQQAVALRGGHSGGIGVVVHDLCHPFYAELTAGLAEELEQNGRTLTLLQDGGDAERLQQCVDRLIAQGVDGIVIVGASGGWAELRERAAQSGVALLFASWASHPDEVAMVRPDNQQAARLITEHLIKKGHQRIAWLGGHSASLTRAERLGGFCATLLQYGLPFHSQWIIECESTQRRAAEAVANLLHRNPTITAVVCHNSTIAMGAWFGLLRAGRQSGEDSFASYYDHQVALAAFADVPEARLDDVPVTWVTTPAREIGRSAAQRILHSQPEERRAAGNVIVPARLVRHQG from the coding sequence ATGACGCTGCTAAAACGAATCACCATTAACGATGTGGCGCAGGCCGCTGGCGTGTCGGTCAGTACAGTGTCGCTGGTGCTGAGCGGTAAAGGGCGTATTTCCAGCGCGACAGGGGAGCGCGTAAATGCCGCCGTGGAGAAACTGGGTTTTGTGCGCAACCAGCAGGCGGTAGCGCTGCGCGGTGGCCACAGCGGTGGCATTGGGGTCGTTGTTCACGACTTGTGCCACCCGTTTTATGCTGAGCTAACGGCAGGGCTGGCTGAGGAACTGGAGCAAAACGGACGCACCCTGACGCTGCTACAGGACGGGGGTGATGCCGAGCGCCTGCAACAATGCGTGGACAGACTGATAGCCCAGGGCGTGGACGGTATTGTGATTGTGGGCGCCAGCGGCGGCTGGGCTGAACTGCGTGAGCGCGCGGCGCAAAGCGGTGTCGCGCTGCTGTTTGCCTCCTGGGCAAGCCATCCTGATGAGGTGGCGATGGTGCGCCCGGACAATCAACAAGCTGCGAGGCTGATAACCGAGCATCTGATTAAAAAAGGGCATCAGCGCATTGCCTGGCTTGGTGGGCACAGCGCGTCACTCACGCGCGCCGAGCGGCTGGGCGGGTTTTGCGCCACGCTGTTGCAGTATGGGTTGCCGTTTCACAGCCAGTGGATTATTGAATGCGAATCCACCCAGCGGCGGGCCGCTGAAGCGGTGGCGAATTTGTTACACCGTAACCCAACCATTACCGCGGTGGTATGCCACAACAGCACCATTGCTATGGGGGCCTGGTTCGGTTTACTACGCGCCGGGCGTCAGAGCGGTGAGGACAGTTTTGCCAGCTATTATGATCACCAGGTGGCGCTGGCGGCATTTGCCGACGTGCCGGAGGCGAGGCTTGACGACGTGCCTGTCACCTGGGTGACCACACCTGCCAGAGAAATTGGCCGCAGCGCGGCGCAGCGTATTTTGCACAGTCAGCCTGAAGAGCGGCGAGCAGCCGGGAATGTTATTGTGCCAGCGAGACTGGTCAGGCATCAGGGATGA
- a CDS encoding YdgA family protein → MMKKSLVAVGIIVALGAVWTGSAWYTGKQLEKRINDAIVEANSQLKVAAPDAGLTIGYENYQRNVFSSQLQLVVKPDASAKNSWLQKDQSVVFSETVDHGPFPFAQLKKFNLIPSMASVHTVLEKNATTQALFDMAKGKSFADIDTRVGYSGATSSDITLLPLDYVKDKVKITFSGGSFTADADAKGDNVSLKGSADSGLVSTPNEYGQQVQLTFNNLKTDGETNLSTFQERVGSQTLSLDKLAVAVEGKEMAVLDGLNINGKSAPDADGKTLNGEISYTLDKLRMQNQDMGQGGLTLKVSKIDGAAAHQFSQMYNAKTQALMAQPGIEDNPELYQEKALDALLSSLPVLLKGEPVVTIAPLSWKNDKGESSLTLSLFLKEPVAQDLSTAIKSIDGKLTIPMPMATELMTQVAKIEGYQQDEASKLASQQVKGLAAMGQMFRLTTVTDDAITTSLQYSGGTATLNGQQMALEQLLGMFGLAPELDNDAQPEEAPQPPVIPPAQ, encoded by the coding sequence ATGATGAAAAAATCTCTGGTTGCTGTTGGCATTATTGTGGCACTCGGCGCAGTCTGGACCGGCAGCGCATGGTATACGGGCAAACAGCTTGAAAAACGTATCAACGACGCCATCGTCGAAGCCAACAGCCAGCTTAAAGTCGCCGCTCCTGATGCCGGCCTGACTATCGGATATGAGAACTACCAGCGCAACGTATTCAGCAGCCAGTTGCAGCTGGTCGTCAAACCCGACGCCAGCGCGAAAAATAGCTGGTTGCAAAAAGATCAGAGCGTGGTGTTCAGCGAAACGGTCGATCATGGTCCATTCCCCTTCGCACAGCTCAAAAAGTTCAACCTGATACCTTCTATGGCTTCCGTGCATACAGTGCTTGAGAAAAATGCCACCACTCAGGCGCTGTTTGATATGGCAAAGGGAAAATCCTTTGCCGATATTGACACCCGCGTTGGTTACAGCGGTGCCACATCGTCAGATATCACCCTGCTCCCGCTTGATTACGTTAAAGATAAAGTCAAAATCACCTTTAGCGGCGGCAGCTTTACGGCTGATGCCGATGCCAAAGGCGATAACGTTTCTCTCAAGGGCTCTGCGGACAGCGGCCTGGTATCCACACCGAATGAATACGGTCAGCAGGTACAGCTGACGTTTAATAACCTTAAAACCGACGGCGAAACCAACCTTTCCACCTTCCAGGAGCGCGTAGGCAGCCAGACGCTGAGTCTCGACAAGCTCGCGGTGGCGGTAGAAGGCAAGGAAATGGCGGTGCTCGACGGCCTTAACATCAACGGTAAATCCGCACCTGACGCCGACGGCAAAACCCTCAATGGCGAAATAAGCTACACGCTTGATAAACTGCGTATGCAGAACCAGGACATGGGCCAGGGCGGGTTGACGCTGAAAGTAAGCAAGATTGACGGCGCGGCAGCACACCAGTTCAGCCAGATGTATAACGCCAAAACCCAGGCGCTGATGGCACAACCGGGCATTGAAGACAACCCTGAGCTTTACCAGGAAAAAGCGCTGGACGCCCTGCTTTCAAGCCTGCCGGTACTGCTCAAAGGTGAGCCGGTGGTCACCATCGCACCACTAAGCTGGAAGAATGATAAGGGAGAGAGTTCACTCACGCTGTCGCTGTTCCTTAAAGAGCCGGTTGCGCAGGATCTGAGTACGGCCATCAAGTCCATTGACGGCAAGCTGACCATTCCGATGCCGATGGCAACGGAGTTGATGACGCAGGTCGCGAAGATTGAAGGCTATCAGCAGGACGAAGCCAGCAAACTGGCAAGCCAGCAGGTGAAAGGCCTGGCGGCGATGGGTCAGATGTTCCGCCTGACGACGGTAACGGACGATGCCATCACCACCAGCCTGCAGTACAGCGGCGGCACCGCGACCCTCAACGGTCAGCAGATGGCGCTTGAGCAGCTGCTCGGCATGTTTGGTCTGGCCCCGGAGCTGGATAACGACGCGCAGCCAGAAGAAGCGCCGCAGCCGCCGGTTATCCCGCCTGCACAATAA
- the manA gene encoding mannose-6-phosphate isomerase gives MQKLINSVQNYAWGSKTALTKLYGIQNPDNLPMAELWMGAHPKSSSSVTMSDGSVRSLREVINADPAATLGQAVNARFGELPFLFKVLCADQALSIQVHPNKKASEEGFARENAAGIPLDAAERNYKDPNHKPELVFALTPFLAMNAFREFSDIVSLLQPVAGAHPAIAHFLTNPNADSLRDLFAALLNMQGEEKQRALAVLKSVLQTHEGEPWQTIRLISQNYPDDSGLFSPLLLNVVKLEPGEAMFLFAETPHAYLQGVALEVMANSDNVLRAGLTPKYIDIAELVANVKFTPKAPDSLLTMPVQHGAELDFPIPVDDFAFSLHELSSSATELAQDSAAIVFCVEGEAVLVNAEERLVLKPGESAFIPANDGAVNVSGVGRVARVFNKLS, from the coding sequence CAGCAAAACAGCGCTGACTAAGCTGTATGGCATTCAAAACCCGGACAATCTGCCTATGGCAGAGTTATGGATGGGCGCACACCCCAAAAGCAGTTCCTCTGTGACAATGTCTGATGGCAGCGTACGTAGCCTGCGCGAGGTGATTAACGCTGACCCGGCGGCAACATTGGGTCAGGCGGTTAATGCACGTTTTGGTGAACTGCCGTTTCTGTTTAAAGTGCTGTGCGCCGACCAGGCGCTGTCTATTCAGGTCCATCCGAATAAGAAAGCGTCTGAAGAAGGCTTTGCCCGTGAGAACGCTGCCGGTATCCCGCTTGATGCCGCCGAGCGTAACTACAAAGACCCAAACCACAAACCGGAACTGGTATTTGCACTGACGCCGTTTCTGGCAATGAACGCCTTTCGTGAGTTTTCAGACATTGTCTCGCTGCTGCAACCGGTCGCAGGTGCACATCCGGCTATCGCCCACTTCCTGACCAACCCAAATGCCGACAGCCTGCGTGACCTGTTTGCTGCGCTGCTCAATATGCAGGGCGAGGAGAAACAGCGCGCGCTGGCAGTACTGAAATCTGTTCTGCAAACCCATGAGGGCGAGCCGTGGCAGACCATTCGTCTTATCAGCCAGAACTACCCGGACGACAGCGGCCTGTTCTCACCGCTGCTGCTTAATGTGGTGAAGCTCGAACCTGGTGAAGCCATGTTCCTGTTTGCCGAAACGCCGCATGCCTATTTGCAGGGCGTGGCGCTGGAGGTCATGGCCAACTCGGATAACGTGCTGCGCGCCGGGCTGACGCCGAAGTACATTGATATTGCGGAACTGGTGGCGAATGTGAAATTTACGCCGAAAGCGCCAGACTCGCTGCTGACTATGCCGGTGCAGCATGGTGCAGAACTGGATTTCCCGATTCCGGTAGATGACTTTGCGTTCTCGCTGCATGAACTCAGCAGCAGCGCTACGGAGCTTGCGCAAGACAGCGCCGCGATTGTGTTCTGCGTTGAAGGCGAAGCGGTGCTGGTCAACGCAGAGGAACGTCTGGTGCTTAAGCCCGGCGAGTCCGCGTTTATCCCGGCCAACGACGGCGCGGTGAACGTCAGCGGCGTGGGCCGCGTGGCGAGGGTGTTCAATAAGTTGTCGTAA